The Nitrospira tepida genome includes a window with the following:
- a CDS encoding carbohydrate ABC transporter permease has product MTKRILLAIGIVGIVAGSLFPFVWFLLTSLKSQHDIEAVPPTWWPSGGWHFYRSALIDHRLTDYMLNSVVVAGSTTLVALAVGIPAAYALARLKLPGRSWIMGGLLCISMFPQIAIAGPVWQVLERIGGLNTHWGLVLPYVTLTLPLAIWILASFFKELPTELEEAARVDGCGVWGALLRIMLPLAAPGIFTAAILIFVYAWNEFFFALLILTQPEQQTLPVGIALFQGEFTMPWGELAAASVLATLPLVLLVILFQRWIISGLSAGAVKG; this is encoded by the coding sequence ATGACGAAACGGATTCTCCTCGCGATCGGTATCGTCGGCATCGTGGCGGGGAGCCTGTTCCCGTTCGTCTGGTTCCTGCTGACGTCGCTGAAATCCCAACATGACATCGAGGCGGTCCCGCCGACGTGGTGGCCGAGCGGCGGATGGCATTTTTACCGCTCGGCTCTGATCGACCATCGCCTCACGGATTACATGCTGAACAGCGTCGTCGTCGCGGGCTCCACGACCCTTGTGGCGCTGGCCGTCGGCATCCCAGCCGCCTATGCGCTGGCGCGCCTCAAGCTGCCGGGCCGGTCCTGGATCATGGGCGGGCTGCTCTGCATCTCGATGTTTCCGCAAATCGCCATCGCGGGTCCCGTGTGGCAGGTCCTGGAACGGATCGGCGGCCTGAATACCCATTGGGGCCTCGTCTTGCCCTACGTCACGCTCACGCTGCCGCTGGCTATCTGGATTCTGGCCAGTTTCTTTAAGGAGCTGCCGACGGAGCTGGAAGAGGCCGCGCGGGTGGACGGCTGCGGGGTCTGGGGCGCCTTGCTGCGCATCATGCTGCCGCTCGCGGCGCCGGGCATCTTCACCGCCGCCATCCTGATTTTCGTCTATGCCTGGAACGAGTTCTTCTTCGCCCTGCTCATCCTGACGCAGCCGGAACAGCAAACGCTGCCGGTCGGGATCGCCCTGTTCCAAGGCGAGTTTACGATGCCCTGGGGGGAACTCGCCGCCGCATCGGTGCTGGCGACGTTGCCGCTGGTTCTGCTCGTGATCCTGTTCCAGCGCTGGATCATCAGCGGACTCTCCGCGGGAGCCGTGAAAGGCTAA
- a CDS encoding ABC transporter substrate-binding protein, with amino-acid sequence MAPVARRSLIAGWSAINALRRRPPLFPVALCAVAFAAWLSATDFGLGAPQPDSRITLRFVSWKPDHPRAWDEAIARFQEAHPGISIVREIAPHSSTAYHDLLTQKLKNRDRTVDLFFMDVIWVPEFAAAGWVLPLDDLFPESEQADFLPATIVTGLYQDHVYGVPSRIDAGMLYYRADLLNKYGYEPPRTWTELVEQAEAIVRGEAAVQPTLRGYSAQFKQYEGLVCNMLELVGSHGGSLLRERDGSSTLAAPETLAALRFARDQLMGRVAPRALLTYQEPESLAAFVQGQMVFHRNWPYAWEVVNSRERSKIAGLVGVAPLPSTANHRGIATLGGWLFGISALSAHQREAWAFISFLSSEAIQKHFALAAGIAPSRRALYDDPTLLDAHPHWRNQLTVLQSATPRPRTPVYPALSHILQRFFSRALAYPAIDLAAEAAMADEQITRLLELTRSTT; translated from the coding sequence ATGGCTCCTGTGGCGCGACGATCCTTGATCGCCGGCTGGTCGGCGATCAATGCACTGCGCCGGCGACCGCCTTTGTTCCCGGTCGCCCTGTGCGCTGTGGCCTTTGCCGCCTGGCTCTCGGCTACGGACTTCGGCTTGGGCGCGCCGCAACCGGATTCCCGGATCACCCTGCGGTTTGTCTCCTGGAAACCGGACCACCCTCGGGCTTGGGACGAGGCGATCGCGCGGTTCCAAGAAGCACATCCCGGCATTTCGATCGTCCGCGAGATCGCGCCCCATTCCTCCACCGCCTATCACGACCTGCTCACCCAGAAACTGAAGAACCGCGATCGCACCGTCGATCTCTTTTTCATGGATGTGATCTGGGTGCCGGAATTTGCCGCGGCGGGGTGGGTCTTGCCCTTGGATGATCTCTTTCCCGAATCGGAACAAGCTGATTTTCTGCCGGCCACGATCGTGACCGGGCTTTATCAGGATCACGTCTATGGGGTCCCGAGCCGGATCGACGCGGGCATGCTCTACTATCGCGCCGACCTATTGAACAAGTACGGTTACGAACCTCCACGCACCTGGACCGAGTTGGTCGAGCAGGCGGAGGCCATCGTGCGGGGAGAAGCGGCGGTCCAGCCGACCCTGCGCGGCTATTCGGCGCAGTTCAAACAGTACGAAGGTCTCGTCTGCAACATGCTGGAACTGGTCGGGAGCCACGGCGGGTCGCTGCTCCGCGAACGGGACGGGAGCTCGACGTTGGCCGCTCCCGAGACGCTCGCCGCCTTACGCTTCGCCCGAGACCAACTCATGGGCCGCGTGGCGCCGCGCGCCCTGCTCACCTATCAAGAGCCGGAATCGCTGGCGGCCTTCGTCCAGGGCCAGATGGTCTTTCACCGCAACTGGCCCTACGCTTGGGAAGTGGTGAACAGCCGGGAGCGATCCAAAATTGCCGGGCTCGTGGGCGTGGCGCCCCTTCCCAGCACCGCCAACCACCGCGGCATCGCCACGCTCGGCGGATGGCTGTTCGGGATCAGCGCGCTGTCGGCGCATCAACGGGAAGCCTGGGCGTTCATCTCGTTCTTGTCGAGCGAGGCCATCCAGAAACATTTCGCGCTCGCGGCCGGCATTGCGCCCTCGCGGCGAGCGCTCTACGACGATCCGACCCTGCTCGACGCCCATCCCCATTGGCGCAACCAATTGACCGTCCTACAGTCCGCGACGCCGCGGCCCAGGACGCCCGTCTATCCAGCCCTGTCCCACATCCTGCAGCGGTTCTTCAGCCGGGCCCTCGCCTACCCGGCCATCGACCTAGCCGCCGAGGCCGCCATGGCCGACGAACAGATCACCCGACTACTCGAACTCACAAGGAGCACGACGTGA
- a CDS encoding ATP-binding protein: MKCAKCKTKAVIGLPRHNAAFCKPCFIGYAHEQVARAIKHERMFGPDDRILVAVSGGKDSLALWHMLLAMGYRADALYVDLGIPGYSTRSREKVEGYHQTHAASLGAKLLIHQTQEEEGAGIRELSQLINRPTCSTCGTIKRYQFNRAAVEHDYDVMATGHNLDDEAARLLGNVLHWQEEYLDKQGPTLPASVEGFAKKVKPLYRLTEREVAAYALLNGIDYVVEECPMAKGSKMLLYKEVLNRLETESPGTKQSFYWKFLERQAKLQPSGLFMTEKDQATLHPCPTCGQPTTAETCSYCKMMARAKAAAPR, from the coding sequence ATGAAATGCGCGAAGTGCAAGACCAAAGCCGTCATCGGACTGCCGCGGCATAATGCCGCCTTCTGCAAGCCCTGCTTTATCGGTTATGCCCATGAGCAGGTGGCCCGCGCGATCAAACACGAGCGGATGTTCGGCCCAGACGACCGTATCCTCGTGGCGGTGTCGGGGGGCAAGGACAGTCTGGCCCTCTGGCACATGCTCCTTGCGATGGGCTACCGGGCGGACGCGCTCTATGTCGATCTCGGCATTCCTGGCTATTCGACCCGCTCGCGGGAAAAGGTCGAGGGCTACCATCAGACACATGCGGCCTCTCTGGGCGCCAAGCTCCTCATCCACCAAACCCAGGAAGAAGAAGGTGCCGGAATCCGCGAGTTGTCCCAGTTGATCAACCGTCCGACCTGCTCGACCTGCGGGACGATCAAACGTTATCAATTCAACCGGGCCGCGGTGGAGCACGACTACGATGTCATGGCGACCGGCCATAACCTCGACGACGAAGCCGCCCGGCTGCTCGGCAACGTCTTGCACTGGCAGGAGGAGTATCTGGACAAACAAGGCCCGACGCTTCCCGCGTCGGTCGAAGGGTTTGCCAAGAAGGTGAAGCCGCTGTACCGGTTGACCGAGCGCGAGGTGGCTGCCTATGCCCTGCTCAACGGGATTGACTACGTGGTGGAAGAATGTCCGATGGCCAAGGGCTCCAAGATGCTCCTTTATAAAGAGGTCCTCAACCGGTTGGAGACCGAATCCCCAGGCACCAAGCAATCCTTCTATTGGAAATTCCTCGAACGGCAAGCCAAGCTCCAGCCGAGCGGCCTGTTCATGACAGAGAAAGATCAGGCCACCCTGCATCCCTGCCCGACCTGCGGCCAACCTACCACGGCCGAAACCTGTTCCTACTGCAAGATGATGGCCCGCGCCAAGGCCGCCGCGCCTCGCTGA
- a CDS encoding DnaJ C-terminal domain-containing protein: MATTQRDFYDILGVPRGASADEIKKAYRRLARQYHPDLHTGTKKTDMERKFKELNEAHEVLSDPDKRKKYDQYGHRWQEAEAYEKARQQARESGFGGTRQDEGFEYQFGGGDFSDLFESFFGRGGRTSRQGGPRGSAPGQDTETVVQLTLQEVLNGTTKRVQMMEQGVNGRLEAKTIDVRIPAGVQDGTRVRVPGKGQPGFNGGKRGDLYLHVHIQDDPVFRRQGSDIHVTLPVWPWEAVLGAEVTAPTLADPVKVRVPAGSRADSKLRLKGKGLPTASGGHGDLFYTLQIVVPSSPSDDERKLYEQLNRISHPDPRAELIRLTRRHA, encoded by the coding sequence ATGGCCACGACCCAACGAGATTTCTACGACATCCTGGGCGTCCCGCGCGGCGCGAGCGCCGACGAGATCAAGAAGGCCTACCGCCGCCTGGCCCGGCAGTACCATCCCGATCTGCACACGGGCACGAAGAAAACCGACATGGAGCGCAAGTTCAAGGAGCTGAACGAAGCGCATGAAGTGTTGAGCGACCCGGACAAGCGCAAGAAGTACGATCAGTACGGCCATCGGTGGCAGGAGGCTGAGGCCTATGAGAAGGCCCGGCAACAGGCCCGCGAATCCGGCTTCGGCGGCACACGCCAGGACGAAGGTTTCGAATACCAATTCGGCGGCGGCGACTTCAGCGATCTGTTCGAGTCGTTCTTCGGTCGAGGCGGGCGGACGAGTCGCCAAGGCGGCCCGCGCGGCTCGGCGCCTGGGCAGGATACCGAAACCGTCGTCCAGCTCACGCTGCAGGAGGTCCTCAACGGCACGACCAAGCGCGTCCAGATGATGGAGCAGGGTGTCAACGGACGGCTGGAGGCGAAGACGATCGATGTCCGAATTCCGGCCGGCGTACAAGACGGCACGCGGGTCCGGGTGCCGGGGAAGGGCCAGCCCGGTTTCAACGGCGGGAAGCGCGGCGATCTGTACCTGCATGTCCATATTCAGGACGATCCGGTGTTTCGCCGGCAGGGCAGCGACATCCACGTGACTTTGCCCGTCTGGCCCTGGGAAGCCGTGCTCGGAGCCGAGGTCACGGCGCCGACTTTGGCCGATCCGGTCAAGGTCCGGGTGCCGGCCGGCAGCAGGGCCGACAGCAAGCTCCGGCTCAAAGGCAAAGGCCTGCCCACCGCCTCCGGCGGGCACGGCGACCTCTTTTACACGTTGCAGATCGTCGTGCCGTCATCACCGTCGGATGACGAACGGAAACTGTACGAACAGCTCAACCGCATCTCCCATCCTGACCCCAGAGCGGAGTTGATCCGCCTCACGCGCCGCCACGCATGA
- a CDS encoding ABC transporter ATP-binding protein: protein MADLELRNLTKQFGEQTILQDISLHVPDGSFTILLGPSGCGKSTVLRIIAGLEPQTEGQVFIGDRLVDGLSPKDRDIAMVFQHYALYPHLTVRENLAFGLKMRGEPRRVIDPRIEEVAQLLEIHSLLDRKPKDLSGGQRQRVAMGRAIVRQPKLFLFDEPLSNLDAKLRSSMRIELKRLHQRLGATMIYVTHDQVEAMTLGDTIVVMEGGRIRQVDPPGRIYDTPADPFVAGFIGTPPMNLLEGSLQHQGSHWTLQTGTIAIAIPPVKGPTPIEPISHVALGIRPEDLRLEKSGEPVTEIEVRVEVVENLGSDFILHLSIGPHRLIMRAHPGSSLVEGTTIPLYLPHDKLHLFIDDRRADWA, encoded by the coding sequence ATGGCTGATCTGGAGTTGCGCAACCTGACGAAACAATTCGGCGAGCAGACGATCCTGCAGGACATCTCGCTGCACGTGCCGGACGGCAGCTTCACGATCCTGTTGGGGCCGTCGGGCTGCGGGAAGTCCACCGTGCTCCGGATCATCGCGGGATTGGAGCCCCAGACCGAGGGGCAGGTCTTCATCGGCGATCGTTTGGTTGACGGCCTTTCGCCCAAGGACCGGGACATCGCGATGGTCTTTCAGCACTATGCCCTCTATCCCCACCTGACGGTGCGCGAGAACCTGGCCTTCGGGCTCAAGATGCGCGGCGAGCCGCGCCGTGTGATCGATCCCCGCATCGAGGAAGTCGCGCAGCTCTTAGAAATCCACTCCCTGCTGGACCGCAAGCCCAAAGATCTGTCAGGAGGCCAGCGGCAACGGGTGGCGATGGGCCGGGCGATCGTCCGCCAGCCGAAGCTCTTTCTTTTCGACGAGCCGTTGTCCAATCTCGACGCCAAACTCCGCAGTTCGATGCGGATCGAGCTCAAGCGGTTGCACCAACGGTTGGGCGCCACGATGATCTACGTCACGCATGACCAGGTCGAAGCCATGACCCTGGGCGATACCATCGTCGTGATGGAAGGGGGCCGCATCCGGCAGGTCGATCCGCCCGGCCGCATCTATGACACACCGGCCGATCCCTTTGTCGCGGGGTTCATCGGCACGCCGCCGATGAACCTGTTGGAGGGCTCGCTCCAGCATCAAGGCTCGCACTGGACCCTTCAGACCGGCACCATCGCGATTGCCATTCCACCGGTGAAAGGGCCGACGCCGATCGAGCCGATTTCTCACGTGGCCTTGGGCATTCGCCCCGAGGACCTGCGGCTCGAGAAGAGCGGCGAGCCGGTCACCGAGATCGAAGTCCGTGTTGAGGTGGTGGAGAACTTGGGCTCCGATTTCATTCTGCACCTATCGATCGGTCCCCACCGGCTGATCATGCGCGCGCACCCGGGCAGCTCCCTAGTCGAAGGCACGACGATTCCGCTCTATCTGCCCCATGACAAACTCCACCTCTTTATCGACGACCGCCGGGCCGATTGGGCCTAA
- a CDS encoding carbohydrate ABC transporter permease produces MSLPAIDSATDQITGPRARARWRDQLQAWWMIAPALAFTLVFALYPVIESFLLSLQRVFLAVPSLGQQWVGLDNFRLLVQDPVVRQALGVTLGFVLLSTALEVALGLVIALVIHERFWGRAWVRAAALIPWAIPTVVASQMWRYIFNDQYGFANLLLFGDEVAHYVPWLAYPGFAFVIIVLADVWKTSSFAGLLLLAGLQVIPDELYEAAKIDGATLWQRFWHITLPLLRPAILLALLFRTMDAFRVFDLVFVMTQGGPGDATQVLQFYGYKTLFTEGRMGYGAAISVLVFLTILSLSLIYIRAVGSRLLEREAR; encoded by the coding sequence GTGAGCCTGCCGGCTATCGACTCGGCCACCGATCAGATCACCGGCCCTCGGGCTCGTGCGCGATGGCGCGATCAACTCCAGGCCTGGTGGATGATCGCGCCGGCCTTGGCCTTCACCCTGGTGTTCGCGCTCTATCCGGTGATCGAATCATTCTTGCTGAGCCTCCAGCGGGTGTTTCTGGCCGTGCCGTCTCTAGGCCAACAGTGGGTGGGGCTTGACAACTTTCGCCTGCTCGTCCAGGACCCGGTTGTCCGCCAGGCCCTCGGCGTCACATTGGGATTCGTGCTGCTCTCGACGGCCTTGGAGGTCGCGCTCGGTCTCGTCATCGCCCTGGTGATTCACGAGCGGTTCTGGGGCCGGGCCTGGGTGCGGGCGGCCGCGCTGATTCCCTGGGCCATTCCCACGGTCGTGGCCTCCCAAATGTGGCGCTACATCTTCAACGACCAATACGGCTTCGCCAATCTGCTCCTATTCGGCGACGAGGTCGCCCATTACGTACCCTGGCTCGCCTACCCAGGTTTCGCGTTCGTGATCATCGTCCTGGCCGACGTCTGGAAGACTTCGTCATTCGCCGGGCTTCTGCTGCTGGCCGGCCTCCAGGTCATCCCGGACGAGCTGTACGAGGCCGCGAAGATCGACGGGGCGACCCTCTGGCAACGGTTCTGGCACATCACCCTGCCGCTGTTGCGGCCCGCCATCTTATTGGCTCTGCTGTTTCGGACGATGGATGCCTTCCGCGTCTTCGATCTGGTCTTCGTGATGACCCAAGGAGGCCCCGGCGACGCCACACAGGTGCTGCAATTCTACGGGTACAAGACCCTGTTCACGGAGGGCCGGATGGGCTATGGCGCCGCCATTTCCGTCCTGGTGTTTCTGACGATTCTGTCGCTCTCGCTGATCTACATCCGCGCGGTCGGCTCGCGGCTGTTGGAACGGGAGGCCCGATGA
- a CDS encoding RHS repeat-associated core domain-containing protein, whose amino-acid sequence MTTLQNAVSDSPHASRCRVFLLLVSVVLAGITSLVPQTWAETVGTPGRPVSGRVLSVRDGKPLAGVLVSLAGQSSRTDASGRFTFAQPPSGYQLIQIDHASLDGFRRPLKDGSPGGLMHADPVLVNVSSETAIELPDPIWVVQTQPATSPITPGQQTDVRPTHLPGFTVAIPSGTTIMGADGRPHTRISVTAVPPDRVPRLPESAAPRTVYLISFDKHGGGVSNKPVPVIMPNDLNADPGSPIAFWYYDKVPTPDPTSHQWKLAGYGKVSQDGRSLVPDPNVGMPRFCYAYATDVNAVNTQTCPPDADCKKADPVDVTSGVFSMEKTDLVLPGVLPVHITRTYRSKSEGIGPFGQGGSFTYHLHLSVVGTALRLQLADQSRYLFSQDPDGKYRNTSYPFLKGAAITRLGTTDELRWRDGMVYVFNSAGWLIEQRDRYNNKIQILRDASNLITEIKNPAGQALTFTYTTVRRGHNYFPVIASITDPVGRTVRYAYHEFHNGRLASVMDPAGGVTRYTYGEQAQTYYWNEGMLSITDARGITYLQNQYDANGRVAKQILADGGAYTFAYTLAGQTVTQTTVTDPRGNATIYRMNGSQYVTEVERPGSNVTTYERETGTNKLTAVVDPLSRRTEFTYDSMGNVLTIQDPENNTTTFTYEATYNRLATITDALSPANVTTFSYNDTARTTTITDPENKQTVIQYNTAGQPTSITDPLTHVTSFGYDAVGNLATTTDALGNVTTRYYDTVSRLTHLVDPRGALTRFSYDDVNRVTAIQDAMGGLTRFTYDYNGNLLTVTDAKNQTTTYTYDEMDRLKTRTDALSRTESYVYDKNGNLTTFTDRKSQQATFTYDALNRRTGATYPDSSVAFGYDAIGRLTSVSDSVGGNITWTYDTVSNGHHPRVQEATTPGTVTVEYDEIGRRVKLSATGQTDVTYTYDKNSRLKTVTQGTQTVTLAYDDAGRRTGLTYPNGVVTSYAYDNANRLLSINHIKTPTTIEALTYQNDAAGNRIKLTRANAAASLIPQAVTNTAFDAANEQTRFNSASTNLVYDNNGNLTSFTDASGTTTYTWNARNQLTAISGPSLSVSFVYDGLGRRTSKTINSSTTGFWYDGADVLAELSGSTPTATYIRSLSIDEPFIRKQSGGDEFYQTDALGTTLALTDGSGASNTSYTYEPFGKTTKTGASTNSFQFTGRDNDATGLYYYRARFYSTSLNRFIGEDPLELAGGDTNFYAYVFDSPINYVDPSGLYSMDEFVGDLPTLPQGLVDSVVGFGDAFLLPELVRDYQGLQGFVNTCSTEYKAGKIIGFIEGSVPFALRGAAAVATTQTRIGHWLNHGRYWRIGPGRMPGYKGARLGPGPQVPRVVFGPENPGIRNPFHYDLRSRIPYAPPLGGTKCGCQ is encoded by the coding sequence ATGACCACACTTCAGAATGCTGTTTCGGATTCCCCGCATGCCTCGCGATGCCGGGTCTTTTTGCTATTGGTCTCCGTGGTCCTTGCAGGGATCACCAGTCTCGTGCCCCAGACCTGGGCCGAGACGGTCGGGACCCCAGGTCGGCCGGTGAGTGGGCGGGTCTTGTCGGTCCGGGATGGCAAGCCCCTGGCCGGTGTGTTGGTGAGTTTGGCAGGCCAATCTTCACGGACCGATGCCAGCGGACGCTTTACCTTCGCGCAGCCGCCCAGCGGGTATCAGCTCATTCAGATCGACCATGCGTCGCTCGATGGCTTCCGACGGCCGCTCAAGGACGGCTCGCCCGGCGGCCTCATGCACGCGGATCCCGTCTTGGTGAACGTCTCCAGCGAAACGGCCATCGAACTTCCTGATCCGATCTGGGTCGTGCAAACCCAGCCGGCGACGTCTCCCATTACTCCCGGCCAGCAGACGGATGTGCGGCCCACCCATCTCCCCGGCTTCACGGTCGCCATTCCGAGCGGCACGACGATCATGGGAGCAGATGGACGACCCCACACACGCATCAGCGTCACGGCCGTGCCACCGGATCGGGTCCCCCGCTTGCCCGAGTCGGCCGCGCCGCGGACGGTCTATCTCATCAGTTTCGACAAGCACGGCGGCGGCGTCTCCAACAAACCGGTGCCGGTCATCATGCCGAACGACCTGAATGCCGATCCGGGCAGCCCGATTGCCTTTTGGTATTACGACAAGGTGCCGACGCCGGATCCGACCTCGCACCAGTGGAAACTCGCTGGCTATGGCAAAGTGAGCCAAGATGGGCGGTCGCTCGTCCCGGATCCCAACGTCGGCATGCCGCGCTTCTGCTATGCCTATGCGACCGATGTGAATGCCGTGAATACGCAGACCTGTCCACCCGATGCCGACTGCAAGAAGGCTGACCCGGTGGATGTCACGTCGGGCGTCTTCTCGATGGAGAAAACGGACCTGGTGCTCCCAGGGGTCCTGCCGGTCCACATTACGCGGACCTACCGCAGCAAGTCGGAAGGCATCGGGCCATTCGGCCAAGGCGGCAGCTTCACCTATCACCTGCACCTGTCCGTCGTGGGCACGGCGCTCCGCCTGCAACTGGCGGATCAAAGCCGGTATTTGTTTTCCCAGGACCCCGACGGCAAGTATCGCAATACGAGCTATCCGTTCTTAAAAGGGGCCGCGATTACGCGGCTGGGGACGACCGATGAACTCCGGTGGCGCGATGGCATGGTGTATGTCTTTAACTCGGCGGGCTGGCTCATCGAACAGCGCGATCGGTACAACAATAAGATACAAATCCTTCGCGATGCGTCCAACCTCATTACGGAAATTAAGAACCCGGCCGGCCAAGCCTTGACCTTCACCTACACCACGGTGCGGCGTGGGCATAACTATTTTCCCGTGATTGCGTCGATCACCGACCCGGTGGGCCGCACGGTCCGGTATGCCTACCACGAGTTCCACAATGGCCGCTTGGCGTCCGTGATGGACCCGGCCGGCGGGGTGACCCGCTACACCTACGGCGAGCAGGCACAGACCTATTACTGGAACGAGGGGATGCTCTCGATCACCGATGCGCGGGGGATCACCTATCTCCAGAATCAGTACGATGCCAACGGCCGCGTGGCGAAGCAGATCCTGGCCGATGGGGGCGCCTATACCTTCGCCTATACCTTGGCCGGCCAGACGGTGACCCAGACCACCGTGACGGACCCGCGCGGCAACGCCACGATCTATCGGATGAACGGCTCCCAATACGTGACTGAAGTCGAGCGGCCGGGATCAAACGTGACCACCTATGAGCGGGAAACGGGGACGAACAAGCTCACCGCCGTGGTGGATCCGCTCTCCCGGCGGACCGAGTTTACGTACGACAGCATGGGGAACGTGTTGACCATTCAAGATCCCGAGAACAACACCACGACGTTCACGTATGAAGCGACCTATAACCGCCTCGCGACGATCACGGATGCCCTCTCGCCGGCCAATGTGACGACGTTTAGCTATAACGATACGGCTAGGACGACCACGATCACGGATCCGGAGAATAAGCAGACGGTCATCCAATACAACACGGCCGGCCAGCCGACCAGCATCACCGATCCGCTGACGCACGTGACGAGCTTCGGCTATGACGCGGTGGGCAACCTCGCGACGACCACCGATGCGCTGGGGAATGTCACGACGCGGTACTATGACACGGTGTCGCGGCTGACCCATCTCGTCGATCCCCGCGGAGCCCTCACCCGCTTCAGCTACGACGACGTGAACCGGGTGACGGCCATTCAGGATGCGATGGGTGGTCTCACGCGGTTCACCTACGATTACAACGGCAATCTCCTCACGGTCACCGATGCGAAGAATCAGACGACGACCTACACCTATGACGAGATGGACCGCTTGAAGACCCGGACCGATGCGCTGAGCCGGACGGAAAGTTATGTCTATGACAAGAACGGCAATCTGACCACGTTCACGGATCGCAAGAGTCAGCAAGCGACGTTCACCTACGATGCCTTGAACCGCCGGACGGGGGCCACCTATCCGGATAGTTCCGTGGCCTTTGGCTACGATGCGATCGGACGGCTCACCAGTGTCAGCGATTCCGTCGGCGGCAATATCACCTGGACGTATGACACGGTGAGCAACGGGCATCATCCCCGGGTGCAAGAAGCCACGACGCCCGGCACGGTGACGGTGGAATACGACGAGATCGGGCGACGGGTGAAGCTCAGCGCCACGGGCCAAACGGATGTCACGTACACCTATGATAAGAACTCCCGGCTCAAGACCGTGACCCAAGGCACGCAGACCGTGACCTTGGCCTATGACGATGCGGGACGCCGAACCGGCCTGACCTATCCGAATGGGGTGGTGACCAGCTACGCGTATGACAACGCCAATCGGCTGCTCAGCATTAACCACATCAAAACGCCGACCACCATTGAAGCCTTGACCTATCAAAACGATGCCGCCGGGAACCGAATCAAGCTCACTCGCGCGAATGCGGCAGCGTCACTCATCCCCCAAGCAGTGACGAATACCGCCTTCGATGCGGCCAACGAACAGACCCGCTTTAACAGCGCCTCGACGAACCTTGTCTATGACAACAACGGGAACCTCACCTCCTTCACGGATGCCTCCGGCACGACGACCTACACCTGGAATGCGCGGAACCAGTTGACGGCCATCAGTGGACCAAGTCTTTCCGTCAGTTTCGTGTACGACGGACTTGGACGCAGGACCAGCAAGACCATCAACAGCAGCACAACGGGCTTTTGGTATGACGGAGCTGACGTGCTGGCCGAGCTTTCTGGCAGTACTCCAACCGCAACGTACATCAGAAGCTTGAGCATCGATGAGCCGTTTATTCGGAAGCAGTCCGGGGGGGATGAGTTCTATCAGACGGATGCGCTAGGCACCACGCTAGCGTTGACCGATGGCAGCGGGGCCTCGAACACATCGTATACCTACGAACCATTTGGAAAGACCACCAAGACGGGTGCCTCGACCAATAGCTTTCAATTCACCGGTAGAGACAACGACGCGACCGGTCTCTACTACTACCGGGCGCGGTTCTATTCAACAAGCCTGAATCGCTTTATAGGCGAAGATCCCCTAGAGCTCGCAGGTGGAGACACAAATTTCTATGCTTATGTCTTTGATAGCCCGATCAACTATGTGGATCCGTCTGGACTGTACAGCATGGATGAGTTCGTGGGTGATCTACCAACACTACCTCAAGGTTTAGTGGACTCCGTGGTTGGGTTTGGTGATGCCTTCCTACTACCGGAATTAGTTAGAGACTATCAGGGCCTCCAAGGTTTTGTGAATACGTGTTCAACTGAGTACAAGGCCGGAAAGATCATTGGATTCATTGAAGGCAGCGTGCCGTTCGCACTCCGAGGTGCTGCTGCGGTAGCCACTACTCAGACTCGCATTGGGCATTGGTTGAACCACGGACGGTATTGGCGGATCGGTCCTGGCAGAATGCCCGGTTACAAAGGTGCGCGTCTCGGTCCAGGACCGCAGGTGCCTCGGGTAGTATTTGGACCAGAGAATCCAGGTATTAGAAACCCCTTTCATTATGACTTGCGATCGAGGATTCCCTATGCGCCCCCTCTCGGCGGTACTAAGTGCGGCTGCCAGTGA